The following proteins come from a genomic window of Sorex araneus isolate mSorAra2 chromosome 1, mSorAra2.pri, whole genome shotgun sequence:
- the LOC129402485 gene encoding uncharacterized protein LOC129402485, producing MVPLLPAAHDDDDVTVTRLSRSIHLYCKQPGPPGAPGPPRPLLLLLPWLGAPQGAQAKYLQLYLASGFDVLAVESSLRHFLCPRLGLGRAARLLELLQGPGVLAGRPLVVHALSLGGYTFAQMLLLIHRQPGRYSAVAQRLWGHVFDSLVVGSLDRMALGVSQLIRPQALGPVIKATATLYFHLCPGCTVRHYEAAVGAFQQPPVRPPTLVFYSHDDPLCDVERLGQLLAGWRQEGMAVWTQAWETSWEELGIP from the exons ATGGTCCCgctgctgcccgctgcccacGACGACGACGACGTGACGGTGACGCGGCTGTCGCGCTCCATCCACCTCTACTGCAAGCAGccggggcccccaggggccccggggccgccccgcccgctgctcctgctgctgccctGGCTGGGGGCGCCGCAGGGCGCCCAGGCCAAGTACCTGCAGCTCTACCTGGCCAGCGGCTTCGACGTGCTGGCCGTGGAGAGCTCACTGAGGCACTTCCTGTGCCCGCGCCTGGGCTTGGGCCGCGCGGCGCGCCTGCTGGAGCTGTTGCAGGGGCCCGGGGTGCTGGCCGGCCGCCCCCTGGTCGTGCACGCCCTCTCCCTGGGGGGCTACACCTTCGCTCAGATGCTGCTGCTCATCCACCGCCAGCCCGGGCGCTACAGCGCCGTGGCCCAGCGCCTCTGGGGACATGTCTTCGACAGCCTGGTGGTGGGCAGCCTGGACCGCATGGCGCTGG GCGTGTCTCAGCTGATCCGGCCACAGGCGCTGGGCCCGGTCATCAAGGCCACGGCCACACTCTACTTCCACCTGTGCCCGGGCTGCACCGTGCGGCACTACGAGGCAGCGGTGGGCGCCTTCCAGCAGCCCCCCGTGCGGCCCCCGACACTCGTCTTCTACAGCCACGACGACCCGCTCTGCGATGTGGAGCGCCTGGGGCAGCTGCTGGCAGGCTGGCGGCAGGAGGGCATGGCTGTGTGGACGCAGGCCTGGGAGACCTCCTG